From the genome of Pirellulales bacterium, one region includes:
- a CDS encoding TraR/DksA family transcriptional regulator, with the protein MRQILIKRRDALRQALAGDLSLLKELRAQAAGDVVDAALDSAQDEISSQLAEVESRELARIENALERMRIGQYGVCEGCGVKIPMARLNALPYATYCIECQRESERSGAGGSSDSDWGRLVDGGNEPDVSINDIEIDV; encoded by the coding sequence ATGCGACAGATCTTGATCAAGCGGCGCGATGCATTGCGCCAAGCGTTGGCGGGCGACTTGAGCCTACTGAAAGAACTCCGCGCTCAGGCGGCCGGTGACGTGGTCGATGCGGCCCTCGATTCGGCACAAGACGAAATTAGTTCGCAATTGGCCGAGGTGGAAAGCCGCGAACTAGCCCGTATCGAAAACGCCTTGGAACGGATGCGCATCGGCCAATATGGCGTGTGCGAGGGATGCGGGGTGAAAATCCCGATGGCCCGGCTCAACGCGCTCCCCTATGCGACTTATTGCATCGAGTGCCAGCGCGAAAGCGAGCGGAGCGGCGCCGGCGGCTCGAGCGACTCGGATTGGGGCCGGCTGGTCGACGGCGGCAACGAGCCGGACGTTTCCATCAACGACATCGAAATCGACGTTTAA
- a CDS encoding FHA domain-containing protein, translated as MLRLLNTAHEGRLIRLAAAKCTVGSAVNCTLRVQAAGVKPVHCLILRGPSQTIVRRWSSQTQLNNEPFNDAPLKIGDRLAIGPLDLEIVEGIAPQRVANKGFARAKSGLQADLAPSAVAAGSGGPPSATAVIEMPGAGKSDSIAPATPANRRQIRRLRRRLRRAHLRIADLEAKVVEQSERIAAAETAYAQLEAGLAAADAKRSRLESDLATLTAKHADTDARGQKAAAEREAAGVELARLESELSLAAATIAQLERQRGARDAELAAAAAAVERSRAELANRAEQLRAFELALSERKDRWESAYASRDRDLHEQLAESARQLASLRQQAESLAKQAVEIENRKNETESFAEQNHEIAARLESQAAAVAARQEELNQCRENWQAEQQRQQQQLSDRADELEARQHAVAEADERRKADQEREANRLAERESSLEQKLAALSTRDTSLAATEASLSEREESLRSLADALASDRQAIQAEREAIEQERTANLTVREAIDAERQAIQNERSALAAGLESLAADRASLQTGVEQLQSDRGHLATQLAAAESREREVQVQLDEIASQRTAVDGERNSLATERQALEAERQAIETLRHEFETKQTELASQREALDADLRALEADRRTWDAQRQQIETEREEIQAARQRAETDRQALEAVRHSLDAERHDIDLQRQSSAAIERQLAAQRQELVVQEQAVEAARKIAEGAEHEQLSAAREALAAEQHQLAEVQAALAAAQNTLEAERPSLIAERTELAAQRTELAAERDEFAAERNELASGQSAFAAAQSRLAAEQGQLHAERETLAAERKQFAADRENFSAGQHEFSVNQEQVAAALDRLSAEQQSLAADRQAFEAERQTHLAEIDKLSAKARDALEQVAEQAAAMAAARDEIQWQQQAWTLEREQLQARLVAEQEHCQRQSADMETLRSELERRQVTDRSEQVESEQQLELRRIELDRRAEALEAERRDLQSRREQLDAAAAAALVPPAAAADPAAANAGIVPADTVSATAATEPIFANADASRRFSDEAGRPAAIADRDNEDVATDDIFARLRSLALLKEDGSESQLMGSSGLDESEVAEAKSDSQELAGEQGLAPLAAAPKGETDEESIDDYMARLLHRVRGISQDQPAAVVRGAPAAARPPVFKPAAAVALTESKPASVAAADHPLDAKPLPADQPVMTGPLVARSAPPEAAANIAAMRELANTAARRAISHHAKGRSGRIAASKAFSALLVLGVGAWLLWKSMAGSLAYRYSGAAALIVAAFWLVQAAALARGSRMTNRADKSSGAVSKTGGKKAAPGGGSSNR; from the coding sequence GTGCTTCGTCTGCTCAACACTGCGCACGAAGGTCGGCTGATCCGGCTCGCCGCGGCCAAATGCACCGTGGGATCGGCGGTCAATTGCACCTTGCGAGTTCAAGCTGCCGGGGTCAAGCCTGTGCACTGCTTGATTCTTCGGGGCCCAAGCCAAACCATTGTTCGCCGCTGGTCCAGCCAGACACAGCTCAACAACGAGCCGTTTAACGATGCTCCGCTGAAGATCGGCGATCGGCTGGCAATTGGCCCACTCGACTTGGAAATCGTCGAAGGGATTGCTCCGCAACGTGTGGCGAACAAGGGTTTCGCGAGGGCGAAGTCTGGCCTGCAAGCCGATCTTGCGCCGTCGGCCGTTGCCGCAGGCAGCGGAGGCCCGCCGTCCGCCACGGCCGTCATCGAGATGCCTGGCGCGGGAAAGAGCGATTCGATCGCGCCTGCCACGCCCGCCAATCGTCGGCAGATTCGCCGCCTTCGTCGCCGGCTTCGACGTGCGCATCTTCGCATCGCCGACTTGGAAGCAAAGGTCGTCGAGCAATCGGAGCGGATTGCCGCCGCGGAAACGGCTTACGCTCAACTCGAAGCCGGCCTGGCCGCGGCCGACGCGAAACGCAGCCGCCTCGAATCCGACCTTGCCACGCTCACGGCAAAGCATGCCGACACCGACGCCCGGGGCCAGAAGGCTGCCGCAGAGCGTGAAGCGGCCGGCGTCGAACTCGCGCGGCTGGAGTCGGAGCTCTCCCTAGCCGCCGCGACAATCGCGCAGCTCGAGCGTCAGCGCGGCGCTCGCGATGCCGAACTAGCCGCCGCCGCGGCAGCCGTCGAAAGATCTCGCGCAGAACTTGCAAACCGCGCAGAGCAGCTTCGCGCGTTCGAACTGGCACTCTCCGAGCGGAAAGATCGGTGGGAATCCGCATACGCGAGCCGAGATCGCGATTTGCACGAGCAGTTGGCCGAGAGTGCGCGACAGCTCGCCTCGCTCCGCCAACAGGCCGAATCGCTCGCCAAGCAAGCCGTCGAGATCGAAAATCGCAAGAACGAGACCGAATCTTTCGCCGAGCAAAACCACGAGATTGCCGCCCGATTGGAAAGTCAAGCGGCCGCGGTCGCCGCGCGACAAGAGGAATTGAACCAGTGTCGGGAAAACTGGCAGGCGGAGCAGCAACGGCAGCAGCAGCAATTGAGCGACCGCGCCGACGAGCTCGAAGCCCGGCAACACGCGGTCGCCGAAGCCGATGAGCGGCGGAAGGCGGACCAAGAGCGCGAGGCCAACCGGTTGGCCGAACGTGAGTCGTCGCTCGAACAAAAGCTTGCGGCACTGTCGACGCGCGACACGTCGCTAGCTGCAACCGAAGCATCGCTGTCGGAACGGGAAGAATCGCTGCGATCGCTGGCCGACGCGCTCGCGTCCGACCGCCAGGCCATCCAGGCCGAACGGGAAGCCATCGAACAAGAACGCACCGCGAATCTGACCGTGCGCGAGGCGATCGACGCCGAGCGGCAAGCAATTCAAAACGAACGCAGCGCGCTCGCCGCCGGCCTCGAATCGCTCGCCGCCGATCGGGCCTCGCTGCAGACCGGCGTCGAACAGCTCCAAAGCGATCGCGGTCACTTGGCCACGCAGCTCGCGGCAGCGGAATCCCGCGAACGCGAAGTGCAGGTTCAACTCGACGAAATCGCTTCGCAGCGGACCGCCGTCGACGGCGAGCGCAATTCGTTGGCGACCGAGCGGCAAGCATTGGAAGCGGAACGGCAGGCCATCGAGACGCTCCGCCACGAATTCGAGACGAAGCAAACCGAGTTGGCGTCGCAACGCGAAGCCCTCGATGCCGACCTCCGCGCTCTCGAGGCCGACCGTCGGACGTGGGACGCGCAACGGCAACAAATCGAAACCGAACGCGAGGAAATTCAGGCTGCCCGACAGCGAGCGGAGACCGATCGACAGGCGCTCGAGGCGGTCCGACACAGCCTCGACGCCGAGCGGCACGATATCGATCTGCAGCGCCAATCGTCGGCCGCGATCGAGCGGCAGCTCGCCGCGCAGCGACAAGAATTGGTTGTTCAGGAACAAGCTGTCGAGGCGGCGCGGAAAATAGCGGAAGGGGCGGAGCACGAGCAGTTGTCCGCCGCGCGCGAGGCGCTCGCCGCGGAACAGCACCAGCTCGCCGAGGTCCAAGCAGCGCTCGCTGCCGCGCAAAACACGCTGGAAGCAGAACGCCCGTCGCTGATCGCCGAGCGAACCGAACTCGCCGCACAGCGAACCGAACTCGCCGCCGAACGCGACGAATTTGCCGCCGAGCGAAACGAACTCGCTTCCGGGCAAAGCGCATTCGCGGCCGCGCAGAGCCGGCTTGCCGCCGAGCAAGGCCAGCTCCATGCCGAGCGGGAAACCCTCGCCGCAGAGCGGAAGCAATTTGCCGCCGACCGGGAAAACTTCTCGGCAGGGCAGCACGAATTCTCCGTCAATCAGGAACAGGTCGCTGCCGCGTTGGATCGGTTGTCGGCCGAACAGCAGTCGCTTGCCGCCGATCGCCAGGCGTTCGAGGCCGAGCGACAAACGCATCTCGCTGAAATCGATAAGCTATCGGCCAAGGCCCGCGACGCTCTCGAACAAGTCGCCGAACAAGCCGCGGCAATGGCAGCCGCGCGCGACGAAATTCAGTGGCAGCAGCAAGCCTGGACCTTGGAGCGCGAGCAATTGCAAGCCCGGCTTGTCGCCGAGCAGGAACATTGCCAGCGTCAATCCGCCGACATGGAGACCTTGCGAAGCGAGCTGGAACGCCGCCAGGTCACCGACCGGTCCGAGCAAGTCGAAAGCGAACAGCAGCTTGAGCTACGCCGGATCGAATTGGACCGCCGCGCTGAAGCGCTTGAGGCCGAACGCCGAGATTTGCAGTCCCGCCGCGAACAACTCGACGCCGCTGCCGCGGCGGCCCTGGTTCCTCCGGCCGCCGCTGCCGATCCGGCCGCCGCCAATGCTGGAATCGTGCCGGCTGATACCGTGTCTGCAACGGCAGCGACCGAGCCGATTTTTGCGAATGCGGATGCAAGCCGACGTTTTTCCGACGAAGCTGGCCGGCCTGCGGCGATCGCCGATCGCGACAACGAAGACGTGGCAACCGACGACATCTTTGCCCGGCTTCGCTCGCTCGCGCTTCTGAAAGAGGACGGCAGCGAATCGCAGCTCATGGGATCGTCTGGATTGGACGAATCGGAAGTGGCCGAAGCAAAAAGCGATTCCCAAGAGCTGGCCGGCGAACAAGGACTTGCTCCGTTAGCGGCCGCGCCAAAGGGCGAAACGGACGAGGAATCGATCGACGACTACATGGCCCGGTTGCTTCATCGCGTCCGCGGCATATCGCAAGACCAGCCGGCCGCAGTGGTCAGGGGAGCGCCGGCCGCAGCCCGGCCGCCCGTATTCAAGCCAGCCGCAGCGGTGGCTCTTACCGAGAGCAAGCCGGCCAGCGTGGCGGCAGCCGATCATCCGCTCGACGCGAAGCCGCTACCGGCGGATCAGCCGGTGATGACGGGGCCTCTGGTCGCCCGTTCCGCGCCGCCGGAAGCGGCTGCCAATATCGCCGCCATGCGCGAACTTGCCAACACGGCCGCCCGCCGGGCAATCAGCCATCATGCGAAAGGGCGTTCGGGGCGCATCGCGGCGAGCAAGGCGTTTTCGGCCCTGCTCGTGCTGGGCGTCGGCGCGTGGCTGCTTTGGAAATCGATGGCGGGGAGTCTGGCCTACCGCTATAGCGGTGCGGCGGCCTTGATCGTCGCCGCGTTCTGGCTCGTGCAAGCGGCTGCGTTGGCACGCGGAAGCCGCATGACCAATCGCGCCGATAAGTCGAGCGGAGCCGTATCGAAAACCGGCGGCAAAAAAGCCGCGCCCGGCGGCGGCTCAAGCAATCGCTGA